One part of the Ancylomarina subtilis genome encodes these proteins:
- a CDS encoding GW dipeptide domain-containing protein → MKLIFALLTCSLFMCSCQENAKKVQSFSTGEKTSQSVSEETASATPNYHHVKVKEFLQTSSYTYLFVNENDKDFWIAVRKLDAKVGDDVYYQKALVMNDFKSKELDRVFETVLFVQGNTSTPPTSSPSAKMPAKKMPPKVDKKIEGIHVNPVKGGINIAELFKNKEQYAGKKVIVSGKVVKVNNAIMKKNWIHIQDGTSDADNFDLTLTTQNQANMGDIITIEGTVFLNKDFGAGYSYDLIIEEAVIK, encoded by the coding sequence ATGAAATTAATATTTGCTCTGCTTACCTGCAGCCTATTTATGTGTTCTTGTCAGGAGAATGCAAAAAAAGTACAATCATTCAGTACTGGTGAAAAAACGAGTCAAAGTGTTTCTGAAGAAACTGCAAGTGCTACACCCAATTATCACCACGTTAAAGTCAAAGAATTTTTACAAACCAGCTCTTACACCTATCTGTTTGTAAATGAAAATGACAAAGATTTCTGGATAGCCGTTCGTAAACTGGATGCTAAAGTTGGTGACGATGTGTATTACCAAAAAGCACTCGTGATGAACGATTTCAAAAGTAAAGAACTCGATCGCGTTTTCGAAACTGTTTTATTTGTACAAGGCAATACAAGCACACCTCCAACAAGTAGTCCAAGCGCTAAAATGCCCGCTAAAAAAATGCCTCCCAAGGTGGATAAAAAAATTGAAGGCATTCATGTTAATCCTGTTAAAGGAGGAATCAATATTGCAGAACTTTTCAAAAACAAAGAGCAATATGCAGGCAAAAAAGTAATCGTTAGTGGAAAAGTTGTAAAGGTAAATAATGCCATCATGAAAAAGAATTGGATACACATCCAGGATGGAACAAGTGATGCAGACAACTTTGACCTGACATTGACGACTCAAAATCAAGCCAACATGGGTGATATCATTACCATTGAAGGAACAGTCTTTTTAAATAAAGATTTTGGTGCTGGATATTCTTACGATTTAATCATTGAAGAAGCAGTCATCAAATAA
- a CDS encoding alanine/glycine:cation symporter family protein has protein sequence MHSINAFLAGIEQYLGGSQWFTLVLLGTGLFFTIYLKFPQIRFFGHALKVVRGKYDKADEKGDTSHFQALTTALSGTVGTGNIAGVAFAIYLGGPAALFWMLMTAILGMTTKFVEVSLSHKYRETDEEGFISGGPMYYMKNKLKMPGLAAFFAAMTVVSSFGTGSLPQINSISSSLHSTFGIEKMLSGGVLAILLAIVILGGIKRIAKVTEKLVPTMAIIYFVGAIAVIFYNYQNIVPAIESIFSSIFTGTAATGGFLGAGFAYAFNRGVNRGLFSNEAGQGSAPIAHAAARTEEPVSEGMVAILEPFIDTIIICSLTGLVILSSGVWNEKFPNQFQSTDMSIMADVYDDANKDDQSKLFNFLNGKKELPLFSGELLVENGKIQNKLSIIHARSIAEDILVYNTQDSLFTGKINVNNGVYDENSDTYFKGQSLIHSAPLTAEAFTRSYLGDWGRWIVSIGLLLFAFSTAIAWAYYGGRSVTYLFGAKGVLPYRIIYCIGFFIASFADTTIIWTLSGITIALMALPNLLGILLLRKDMKDTLNSYWTKFKAEHPND, from the coding sequence ATGCACAGTATCAACGCTTTTTTAGCCGGAATAGAACAATACCTTGGAGGCAGCCAATGGTTTACTCTTGTATTACTTGGAACCGGTCTCTTTTTTACCATCTACCTTAAATTTCCCCAAATTCGATTTTTCGGACATGCCTTAAAGGTCGTTCGAGGCAAATATGACAAAGCCGACGAAAAAGGCGACACATCCCACTTCCAAGCGCTAACAACTGCCCTTTCAGGAACAGTCGGAACGGGTAATATTGCAGGGGTAGCCTTCGCTATTTATTTGGGAGGGCCAGCTGCCCTTTTCTGGATGCTCATGACAGCCATTTTGGGTATGACAACCAAATTTGTGGAGGTCAGTTTATCACATAAATATCGAGAAACAGACGAAGAAGGCTTTATATCCGGTGGACCAATGTATTACATGAAGAATAAATTAAAGATGCCTGGACTTGCAGCTTTTTTTGCAGCCATGACCGTTGTTTCTTCATTTGGAACGGGTAGTTTACCCCAGATTAATTCCATCTCCAGCTCATTGCATTCGACCTTCGGAATCGAAAAAATGCTTAGTGGTGGCGTACTTGCAATCCTCCTTGCCATTGTTATTTTAGGTGGGATCAAGCGTATTGCAAAAGTGACCGAAAAGCTAGTCCCGACCATGGCAATCATTTATTTTGTGGGCGCCATTGCCGTAATTTTTTACAATTATCAAAACATTGTTCCGGCAATAGAGTCAATCTTTTCAAGTATTTTTACAGGAACAGCAGCTACCGGTGGATTTCTGGGGGCTGGATTTGCATATGCCTTCAACCGGGGTGTCAATCGAGGTCTATTTAGCAACGAGGCCGGTCAAGGATCTGCTCCAATTGCCCACGCTGCAGCACGTACCGAAGAACCCGTTTCTGAAGGGATGGTTGCTATTCTAGAACCTTTTATCGATACCATCATTATTTGCTCCCTTACCGGATTGGTTATTCTTTCATCTGGGGTTTGGAATGAAAAATTTCCCAATCAGTTTCAATCTACTGATATGAGTATTATGGCTGACGTTTATGACGATGCGAATAAAGACGATCAAAGCAAACTTTTTAATTTCCTTAATGGCAAAAAAGAATTACCCCTTTTCAGTGGTGAATTGCTGGTAGAAAATGGGAAAATTCAAAATAAACTTTCTATTATTCATGCCCGTTCAATCGCTGAAGATATATTAGTCTACAATACTCAAGATTCACTTTTCACAGGAAAAATTAATGTAAATAATGGTGTTTACGATGAAAATAGTGACACCTATTTTAAAGGACAATCATTAATACACTCAGCTCCTTTAACAGCTGAGGCTTTTACAAGAAGTTATCTGGGAGACTGGGGACGTTGGATTGTTTCTATCGGTTTATTACTCTTCGCTTTCTCAACGGCAATAGCCTGGGCTTACTATGGAGGCCGTTCAGTCACCTATTTATTTGGAGCCAAGGGTGTCTTACCCTATCGCATTATTTATTGCATCGGTTTCTTTATCGCTTCGTTTGCCGATACCACTATCATCTGGACCCTATCAGGTATTACAATTGCTTTAATGGCCTTACCCAATCTTTTGGGTATTCTTTTACTTCGAAAGGATATGAAAGATACACTAAATAGTTACTGGACAAAATTTAAGGCAGAACACCCTAATGACTAA